The following proteins come from a genomic window of Solea solea chromosome 3, fSolSol10.1, whole genome shotgun sequence:
- the cdca9 gene encoding borealin-2 yields MPLRRTRNAGNVQMKEQLSREMRHSRLAPFIQQFEKEAQERMNELEAKMENMLSTVDKVFKVELMKMPPSLLNTLIGDLISEEQISASDVSIAMKNVSPQMHKPLKRVPSKRGKSTDSPPVQSAMVQKSSNKTPKAVTGRKMTRTLAGSNSTGNLSGSTATVKRTRSRVTKTSEQNKPKLRSVVSTGDLHCSLAGSAAHITVTTAQGQAVSFSEETKDEVNLDMLDDVAWCQIQKLTSLMAYLSRRNRCQQ; encoded by the exons ATGCCGCTGAGACGCACGAGAAACGCAGGAAATGTCCAGATGAAAGAGCAGCTGAGCCGGGAGATGCGGCACAGCCGGCTGGCGCCCTTCATTCAGCAATTTGAGAAAGAAG CGCAAGAGCGCATGAACGAGTTGGAGGCCAAAATGGAGAACATGTTGTCCACAGTGGACAAGGTCTTCAAAGTGGAACTGATGAAGATGCCTCCTTCTCTTCTAAATACACTCATTGGAGATTTAATCAGTG AAGAGCAAATCTCAGCAAGTGACGTCTCCATTGCAATGAAG AATGTGTCACCCCAGATGCACAAACCCCTAAAGAGAGTACCCAGTAAAAGAG gGAAGTCAACCGATTCTCCACCAGTCCAGTCTGCCATGGTCCAGAAATCCTCAAACAAGACACCTAAG gCCGTCACTGGGAGAAAAATGACTAGAACGTTAGCTGGGAGTAACAGCACTGGAAATCTCAG TGGCTCCACAGCCACTGTCAAGAGAACTCGGAGCCGCGTGACCAAGACGAGCGAACAGAACAAACCCAAACTCAG GTCTGTCGTCTCCACTGGTGACCTCCACTGTTCATTGGCAGGCTCGGCTGCACACATCACTGTAACCACAGCACAGGGCCAG GCTGTCAGTTTTTCTGAAGAGACCAAGGATGAAGTTAACCTGGACATGTTGGATGATGTTGCGTGGTGCCAGATTCAGAAGCTGACG AGTCTAATGGCGTATCTGTCCAGGCGAAATCGCTGCCAGCAATGA